The segment GAGCTATAAGTTGAGTCTGGTTATTGGCAAAATATTTTTTTGGTAGCTTGTCGCCAGGAGGAAGAAATTTCAGTAAATCCACAAGACTAATAATACCAATTAGTTCCTTATTCCTATCTTCCATAATTGGTATGCTTGGTATAGCTTTTAGTATACTGTCACAGCATTTTATAACAAGTGCTAATTCCGACAATGTGTCTTTTGGCTTCTTAAATGTAAACTGTCTCATCGTGGGATCATCTAATTTTAACTCTTTAACACAGGCCATTATTTGTTGATCGTACAAGTCGGCAAAAAAACCTTTGTCTGATTTTTGATTAGTGTCAGGCATTTTGAATTACTCTCCCTAATTTATTTACTGAAAATTGAAGTAAAAAAACTGTAAGACATCTTTTGGAGTTATAATTCCTAATGGAATTTCATGATTTTCTTTATTTTTAGTAACAATAACAACAGCTTCTCTACCCTTGTCTAGAAAAGCTTTGATAACTTCGCTTATTGCTTGTTTTGACTCTATTAAGTCTAATTTAGTAACAGGCTCCATTATTTCTTTTATGGGCATCTTTATCAAATGATGGTAGAGTGGATGAGCCATAGGAGTAACTTTGCGTCTGTTTATCCACCCTAGTAAATTGTCTCGTTCATCACATATTAGTATGTATTCTCTTGGGATATATTCTATACATAAGTAAGCACTAGCCAAAGTGGTTTCTGGAGGTAGGGTGAATAAATCTATAAATTTTTTTTTAAAGGCAACTTCTACAGATGTGTTGATTAAAAGTGGCTCATCTCTAATAAATTTTAATATATCTTTATCTGAAACTACACCTACAAGATTCTGGTTTTCATTTAAAACGGGTATTATCTTTTCTTCAATATAATGCCCATAGGGTTTCACTAGCTCTTCCATTGCACCAAGAATTGTTGCTCGGTTCTTGTAAAAACAGCGAAAAAAAGGCATCACACCAAGTATATCTTCGATAGGTTGTTTTTTTGCATGATTTATATAATTTCTAACTTTTTTGTGAAAATTCCTATCGTTAATTTTGTACTCTGGTGGAAGGCTTGAATCTGGTGGTGGAAACTTACATAGAATTAATGTATCATTCACAAATCCTAAAAATTTGTTATCTTGATCGACAACTATAATGTAATTGATATTTTGTAGCATTAAAAATGTTAAAGCATTGATTAAAGGTTCAGAAGCTTTCATTACACAAAAGTCATAACTGATAACTTTTTCTACGTCTTCTAGTAAATCATCATATTTCAGCATTGTTTTATTCTCAGAATTCAGATTACTTGACTGAGATTCTATGCTAACTTTCTCTTCAAGTTTATACATTGTAGTTGGAGAAAAATCCTTCGACGGCTTGCACCCAATCAAGTTAAAAACTTTATTTAAGATACATTTAAGGTATATTATCACTGTACCCTTACCAATTTAAGTATAATTTCAAGTTGGTTTTGTTGGCTAATTTTTGTACTGTTCTCGGAAGTTACCTCTATAAATTTCATGAGTTCAGAATCATTTTGGAATTTACTATTTTCAGGAAAATTAATAAATTTTGTAAAAAAATCCTCATTATTATCAATAATACGACTATCTTTACGGTTAAATTCCCTTTTGAATTCTACAAAGAAATCAGGGTAATTCATTTGAATTAATAAGACCCTGGCTAGCCTCGGATACAATTCTTCTCTGACGCCAATAGGTTTTGCTATTCTTTCAATTAAATTAAAAGAATGTAAAAATCTCTTTGCTTTACGAATATTGTAGCTAGTACCTTCTAAGACCATATCCCACATTTCTTGATCGTCTCTCCACTTATTGCTTATCCTAGCTTTTAACAAATTCTTAAGTTCTTCTGGAGACTTGTCCGGGAGATAAAAATCTAGTTGTATCATTTTTTCTATGTATTCTTTACCAGTTATTTTTAAACTTGCTAAATATCTTTTTCTCACTCCTTGTTCAATAATTTTTTTATCAACTCCTATAAAAAAGACACATTTTTCATAATCCAAATAAAGCTTTATAGCCTCAAGTACATTTAAAGCATTTTCTGGAAGACATCGATCTAAATCATCTATAAATATTATTAACTTACCATCTAAATCAACATACTTATCTACCAACTTCTTGAAATCAATTTCAAATCGATTAACTAAATTATAGTGTTGTTTATCGATAAGGTATAAAGCTTCAAGTTCTTCAGTCTTTAATTCACCTAACTTAATACCTAAATTCTTCTCAAGCAAAACATTCAATAAAGCACTAGGAAGTTGCGTAAAAGCAGCATTTCCATACAAATTAAGTTTTTCTCGTAGCTCAATGCAACCATGTTTAAGTCTTAATTCTTCTTCTATTTCAATAAGAATTGTCTTAATTAAAGCATTCCATACTGCCTCTTTACCTTCATACTTCCAGGGGTTGAACCAGATAGTTTTATACTTATTATGTTCAGATAATTCAGCAAATTTTTTCTCTATACAACGCATCAATGTAGTTTTTCCACTCCCCCAAGAACCAAAAATCCCTATGGTAAATGCTCCTTCAGCTTTATCAATTGCTTCTCTAGCTATGCCGCATAGATGAGTAGCATATGTCTCAAATTCTGCCCCCGGGGTTGGGTTAGGTCCATCACCAAACTTCATACGTCTGTCGCTCCTTTTAAGCGTAAATTTTTTGGAGTTGCCTGTTCAGCATTTCACCCTAAATCTGACAGTCAATAACTTGCTTGTCAAGCCTGAGAGTTCAGCCGGCATTTTGCCTCCTCAATTGCTTTCCTCACCGGCGCAAAACCTGTACCGCCATAACTATTTCGCGCAGCAACAACCTGCCTGGGTGTAATTGCCTCATAAATATCCCCCTCAAAAGCGGGATGCAATTCTTTCCACTCTTCCAAACTCAAATCCTTGAGCAATTTCCCGGCAGCTAAGCAAGTTTTTACCACCTTTCCCACAAGATTATAAGCTTCTCGGAAAGGCACGCCCTTTGTTGCTAAATAATCTGCCACATCTGTCGCATTCGAGAAGTCTTCCGCCACTGCTTCAGCCAGACGCTCACTGCGAAATTCTATGCCTTCCCGCAGCAAAATTGTCATCGCTTCTAAACAAGCTTTAACGGTTTTAACGGCATCAAATAGCGCTTCTTTATCTTCTTGCAAGTCTTTGTTATAGGCTAAGGGCAATCCCTTCATTAATACCAACATTGCTTGCAAATGCCCAAATACACGCCCTGTTTTTCCCCTCACTAATTCAGGAACGTCGGGGTTTTTCTTCTGGGGCATAATACTAGAGCCGGTGGCGCAGCTATCTTTGAGGGTGACAAAGCCAAACTCATGAGAT is part of the Microcoleus sp. FACHB-68 genome and harbors:
- a CDS encoding P-loop NTPase fold protein, which encodes MKFGDGPNPTPGAEFETYATHLCGIAREAIDKAEGAFTIGIFGSWGSGKTTLMRCIEKKFAELSEHNKYKTIWFNPWKYEGKEAVWNALIKTILIEIEEELRLKHGCIELREKLNLYGNAAFTQLPSALLNVLLEKNLGIKLGELKTEELEALYLIDKQHYNLVNRFEIDFKKLVDKYVDLDGKLIIFIDDLDRCLPENALNVLEAIKLYLDYEKCVFFIGVDKKIIEQGVRKRYLASLKITGKEYIEKMIQLDFYLPDKSPEELKNLLKARISNKWRDDQEMWDMVLEGTSYNIRKAKRFLHSFNLIERIAKPIGVREELYPRLARVLLIQMNYPDFFVEFKREFNRKDSRIIDNNEDFFTKFINFPENSKFQNDSELMKFIEVTSENSTKISQQNQLEIILKLVRVQ
- a CDS encoding CBS domain-containing protein produces the protein MYKLEEKVSIESQSSNLNSENKTMLKYDDLLEDVEKVISYDFCVMKASEPLINALTFLMLQNINYIIVVDQDNKFLGFVNDTLILCKFPPPDSSLPPEYKINDRNFHKKVRNYINHAKKQPIEDILGVMPFFRCFYKNRATILGAMEELVKPYGHYIEEKIIPVLNENQNLVGVVSDKDILKFIRDEPLLINTSVEVAFKKKFIDLFTLPPETTLASAYLCIEYIPREYILICDERDNLLGWINRRKVTPMAHPLYHHLIKMPIKEIMEPVTKLDLIESKQAISEVIKAFLDKGREAVVIVTKNKENHEIPLGIITPKDVLQFFYFNFQ